The Octopus bimaculoides isolate UCB-OBI-ISO-001 unplaced genomic scaffold, ASM119413v2 Scaffold_267937, whole genome shotgun sequence genome segment gcggacgttaaacgatgatgatgatgatgatgatatatatatatgtgcatatatatataatgattgttgGAATCTTTTTTGCTTATTCATGGTTAATCCTTGCTACTGTCTCATTTTGGGGAGCTAGAATTGCCCTTTCAtacaaccatttatgtgaattataaaatcattattacttAAGTCTGGCAGGGGAATTCATTGCAAAGCTAATTTTCATCcaatatgagttttttttttgtcaacacaTATCTGCTCTCACACATAATTTCCTACTTACACAAGTAAAATTATCACTTTTAGAGTTTATTGTTGGTCAtagattaatgtttgttttctttcatttcaggtTTTCCCTTTATGCTGGAAAGTTTTCTACCTGAAGGATTGTAATTCAACAGACTTAGTTGAAACAAACTCTGTAACATTCatcagcatttttctttttttagattaaaaatgtGCCAAACATCCTGAGCTGAATAGTAAGATAACTGTGaccaaattttcaatttaaactgacacaaaatattacaaatgaatcCTCTGAAGTAAACACCAAGAGATTTAGATAGAGAAGATATAGTTCAGTGTGAAACTTGTTGgaacatttgtatttttattgaaatttcttttgtgtttgtaaatgtgttcataatgcatcaatattttgaaaaattgctATATTTAATATGATTTAAATACCTGAAACACTTTTCTGGTGTGAAGTTTATGTGAAAACAGTTTTTCAAAAGAGTAGTTTGTCTGCATGTGAATGTGTTAAGATGGAGGAAATGTACTACTGTGAATTTTGTAATAAGTTTCTTTCTACCAGTCAAGCATTGAATGCTCATAAGCTCATTCACTCAAGGGAAAGACCTTACCGATGTGAGGATTGTGGGGAAGCATTTACTCTGAGTAATGAATTATTATCACATAAATGTGCTTTTCATGTAGGAGACAGACGTAagcactgtgaaatttgtggtaaatcattttctaataATCCTAAGTTATCTCATAAATGTGAAATTCATGCAACACAAAGACCTTaccactgtgaaatttgtggaaaatcattttctcaaaaaggAAGTTTATCAACTCATGTACGTACCGTTCATATTGGAGAAAAGCCTTACAAGTGCAATGTTTGTGATAAACGTTTTGCTGTACGAACATCATTAAAATATCATAGCTACCTTCATACAGGAGAAAGGCCCCACCATTGTGAAGTTTGCGGGCACACATTTACTAGAGTGGTGTGCTTAGAAAAGCATAAACGAatacacacaggagaaaaaccgtaCACTTGTGAAGTTTGTGGAAAAGCATTTTCAAGAGGATTTAGCTTAAAAAGACATCGAATTCTTCACACTGGATTAAAACCTTATGTTTGTGAAATCTGTGGGACAGCATTTTCAGATTACAGTAACTTGGCTGGCCATAAACGTGTTCACACTGGTGAAAGGCCATATCACTGCGAAATTTGTGGGAAAGCATTTTGTACTAACCGTAGCCTTTCATCTCATAAATATAGTCATAGTGGTGGAAAACCATACCACTGTAACATTTGTGGGGAAACATTTTCTCTTAGGAGCTACTTATCAACTCACAGAAATAATATCCATATTGGAGAAAAGCGCTACCATCGCAAAGTTTCTGGGAAAGCTTTTTCTAAAAAGGATTCACTTAAAAAAACACAAGCACGTTCACGCATGAGAAAATAGCActcaaaactgaccttgcctgtgctggtaccatgtcaAAAGCACCTAGTGGACTCTGCAGTgtgtttggtgttaggatgggcatccagccggaaaagccatgccaaaacagacactgaaacctggtgcagtcttctgcctatccagctcctgttaaactgcccaacctatgccaacgtgaaaaatggatgttaaatgaagatgatgatgatacatgcacgtatatatatatgtatgtttatattcatatacctcTGGTTGACCCAAAgacctctctttccttctgtgtCCCTCTTCAGATTCTTACCATcttcatatctttctttcttgttccCTTCCCCACACACTTACCCATATCCGCCCATATAAAGCGGGATAGTACTGCATATCCCTACACAACCCATCCTATCAAtacttcatctctttctttcgtAGTAACCCTTGACCTTTGACACTAATCCCTTCCCCTTTTACCTGTACtttctaaaagataaaagatttatagagagcaaaaaaaaaaaaaaaataaaattaattaatcacaAAAACAATCTGGAAAATATTCATAAGaacttatttttgaaattaaaataaaatgaaaaaaaaaaacgggaataAGTCTGCTTCCTGAGACTTTCTTTTGGGGGCATGTGTAAAATCTGGGATGTTTATATATCCTGCATATCATAAGAATCGTGTTTTATGAATAGGTTTCCATCCTTATGTGAGGATGTTTGCTTGTACTCAGTTATAGATGTGtgactaagaagcttgctttgtatcTCTGTGGCTTGAGTTCAGTCCTTCAGTAtgagaccttgggcaagtgtcttctaccaataCTTCTTGATCACACATCCATAACTGTGTACATAGAAACTTCTTCACATAGGCTTGTGTTGGCCAAAACCATCAGAGTGAAATTTAGTTGActgactgtgtggaagcctgttgaaGGAACCATTCCAAAAACcactatggctgtgtggttaagaagttcatttctcaaatacatgctagcatgggaaacggatgtaaagtgatgatgatgatggtggtgatagtggaggtTTTGAATTCAGTCATACTAAGTGGTGTCTGGGTTAGTGTTTTTTAATATAGCCTTAGGCTAACTGAAGTCTGGTTGAAGTTgatagactgaaagaagcccattatatgtgtgtgaaggtgagtggcctagtggttaaggtgttgtactCGCGATCttatgattgtggtttcaattcctggtccTAGTCgtacattgttttctttatttcattttgctttataATAAGTTTAACATTTGACATGTGCcacactgtgcacctgtacaggtgatATCAACCTGGAGAGAGTGAACGATGTacagtacaaacatttgatcactataagcaaatcatcatCGCagtttgttcagcaagaaattgtagaAACCTCGTCTGTCAATTAAGAAAAGGGAGAACAccatatatttctaatttatatatattctctcatatatatatatatatatatatatgtgtgtgtgtgtttgaagatgCGCAcaaattttcctttatttgtttatgtagttgctTATTGAATACCATAGTGGCAAACTATTTCATAAATCTGAATTATACATGTAtcgcaaatattttaaaaatttgttagagaacattccagaaaaatgtaattttaatcagTTAT includes the following:
- the LOC106883132 gene encoding zinc finger protein 239 — protein: MEEMYYCEFCNKFLSTSQALNAHKLIHSRERPYRCEDCGEAFTLSNELLSHKCAFHVGDRRKHCEICGKSFSNNPKLSHKCEIHATQRPYHCEICGKSFSQKGSLSTHVRTVHIGEKPYKCNVCDKRFAVRTSLKYHSYLHTGERPHHCEVCGHTFTRVVCLEKHKRIHTGEKPYTCEVCGKAFSRGFSLKRHRILHTGLKPYVCEICGTAFSDYSNLAGHKRVHTGERPYHCEICGKAFCTNRSLSSHKYSHSGGKPYHCNICGETFSLRSYLSTHRNNIHIGEKRYHRKVSGKAFSKKDSLKKTQARSRMRK